A single region of the Mannheimia bovis genome encodes:
- a CDS encoding DUF5377 family protein, with protein sequence MSVKTEVLFSNHWNVRVSDPGFEGSISHYFETVYITLEAHINEESVQYEFTRKVEDDVKIHRSFTDIDELFEFLGEYLSPVALGNVGVRIGRLGLA encoded by the coding sequence ATGTCAGTAAAAACCGAAGTTTTATTTAGTAACCATTGGAATGTGCGAGTGAGCGATCCGGGCTTTGAGGGTTCCATTAGCCATTATTTTGAAACCGTTTATATTACGCTTGAGGCTCATATTAACGAGGAAAGTGTGCAATATGAATTTACTCGCAAGGTGGAAGATGATGTGAAAATTCATCGTAGTTTTACCGATATTGATGAATTATTTGAGTTTTTAGGCGAGTATTTAAGCCCTGTTGCACTTGGTAATGTCGGCGTGCGTATCGGTCGATTAGGTTTGGCTTAA
- the xerC gene encoding tyrosine recombinase XerC, whose product MQTNNPLFQQTQPYWDFLQIEKQVSPHTLSNYQRQLAAVSELFSQAGIERWEEVDSSSVRWMLSQSHKQGLSAKSIGLRLVALRQWFVYLINVGRMSANPTLGVKSPKVGKHLPKNIDAEQVGQLLAIESDEPSDLRDLAMMELMYSSGLRLSELQGLDLGDMDLSAKEVRVQGKGSKERIVPIGSEALNALNRWLAVRSQFKPQDNAVFLNKRGGRLSHRSIQLAMQKWGERQGLESHLHPHKLRHSFATHMLEASGDLRAVQELLGHSSLSTTQIYTHLDFQHLAKIYDSAHPRARRKKED is encoded by the coding sequence ATGCAAACCAATAACCCCCTTTTCCAACAAACTCAGCCTTATTGGGATTTTCTGCAAATTGAAAAGCAGGTCAGCCCACATACGTTGAGCAATTATCAACGTCAGTTAGCAGCGGTGAGTGAGTTGTTTTCGCAGGCAGGTATTGAGCGTTGGGAAGAGGTGGACAGTAGCTCGGTGCGTTGGATGCTGAGCCAAAGCCATAAACAGGGGCTGAGTGCGAAAAGTATCGGTTTGCGGTTGGTAGCATTGCGGCAGTGGTTTGTCTATTTAATTAACGTGGGGCGAATGAGTGCGAACCCGACTTTGGGCGTGAAATCGCCGAAAGTGGGTAAGCATTTACCGAAAAATATTGATGCCGAGCAGGTCGGGCAGCTACTTGCAATTGAAAGCGATGAGCCAAGTGATTTGCGTGATCTTGCAATGATGGAGCTGATGTACAGTTCCGGCTTACGATTATCTGAGCTACAGGGGCTGGATTTGGGCGATATGGATTTATCGGCGAAAGAGGTTCGGGTACAGGGTAAAGGTAGCAAAGAGAGAATTGTGCCGATAGGTTCTGAGGCGTTAAATGCACTTAACCGTTGGCTTGCGGTTCGCTCACAATTTAAGCCACAAGATAATGCCGTATTTTTGAATAAGCGAGGGGGGCGTTTGTCGCACCGCTCTATTCAGTTAGCAATGCAGAAATGGGGCGAACGACAAGGCTTAGAAAGCCATTTGCATCCACATAAATTACGCCATTCGTTTGCTACTCATATGTTAGAAGCGAGCGGCGATTTACGGGCAGTACAGGAATTATTAGGGCACAGTAGCCTTTCGACTACGCAGATTTACACCCATTTGGATTTCCAACATCTTGCCAAAATTTATGATTCGGCACACCCAAGGGCGAGAAGAAAGAAAGAGGATTAA
- a CDS encoding YbaN family protein encodes MKLLYIICGFICIGLGAIGAVLPGLPTTPFLLLALFCFTKGSEKIHLWFIQTKLYKKYLQEYDEKRAMTMKQKITILAISFPFTLFAFLTLPHIGGKIAVAVLVVIQYWYFFCKIKTLEPKKA; translated from the coding sequence ATGAAATTACTGTATATTATCTGCGGTTTTATCTGCATCGGGCTTGGGGCTATTGGTGCAGTTTTACCAGGGTTGCCTACTACTCCCTTTTTACTATTAGCCTTATTCTGTTTTACCAAAGGCTCGGAAAAAATACACTTGTGGTTTATTCAAACCAAGCTGTATAAAAAATATTTGCAGGAATATGATGAGAAGCGGGCAATGACGATGAAACAAAAAATTACGATTTTAGCAATTTCCTTTCCGTTTACGCTATTTGCCTTTTTAACCTTACCACATATTGGTGGAAAAATTGCTGTTGCGGTATTAGTTGTTATTCAATATTGGTATTTCTTCTGTAAAATAAAAACCCTTGAGCCGAAAAAGGCTTAA
- the trmA gene encoding tRNA (uridine(54)-C5)-methyltransferase TrmA, whose product MTLPIEQYSDLLAKKTENLTALLKPFNAPELEVFASKPSHFRMRAEFRVWHEEGSLYHIMFNPETKERYRVDSFPIASKLINQMMQALLAEIKGNETLTRKLFQVDYLSTLSGEIAVSMLYHKTLNDEWIAQAKALKSRLEQQGFKVQIIGRANKQKIALDFDYVEEILPIDGKNYIYRQVENSFTQPNAEMNIKMLEWARRCTQNSEGDLLELYCGNGNFSIALAENFRKVLATEISKSSVQSAQYNIEQNGIDNLQIIRMSAEEFTQAMNGVREFYRLKGIDLKSYDCNTIFVDPPRAGLDQDTLNMVQAYDRILYISCNPNTLADNLQQLCQTHRIEKAALFDQFPYTHHIESGVWLIKK is encoded by the coding sequence ATGACACTTCCGATTGAACAATATTCCGATCTTCTTGCAAAAAAAACCGAAAATTTGACCGCTTTACTCAAGCCTTTTAATGCTCCTGAATTAGAAGTGTTTGCCTCCAAGCCCAGCCATTTCCGTATGCGTGCGGAATTTCGGGTTTGGCACGAAGAAGGTTCTCTTTACCATATTATGTTCAACCCGGAAACAAAAGAACGTTATCGTGTAGATAGCTTTCCGATTGCAAGCAAGCTCATCAACCAAATGATGCAGGCGTTACTGGCTGAAATCAAAGGCAATGAAACCCTCACTCGCAAACTGTTCCAAGTGGATTATTTAAGTACACTAAGCGGTGAAATCGCTGTATCAATGCTTTATCACAAAACACTCAATGATGAATGGATTGCACAAGCCAAAGCCTTAAAAAGTCGTTTGGAGCAACAAGGTTTTAAGGTGCAAATCATTGGGCGAGCGAACAAACAAAAAATTGCCTTAGATTTTGATTATGTAGAAGAAATATTGCCGATTGATGGCAAGAACTACATTTATCGCCAAGTGGAAAACAGTTTCACTCAGCCGAATGCAGAAATGAATATCAAAATGCTAGAATGGGCGAGACGTTGTACCCAAAATAGTGAGGGCGATTTACTTGAGCTTTACTGCGGTAACGGCAACTTCTCTATTGCATTAGCGGAAAATTTCCGCAAGGTTTTAGCGACTGAAATTTCAAAATCATCGGTGCAATCTGCACAATATAATATTGAGCAAAACGGCATTGATAATCTGCAAATTATCCGAATGTCGGCAGAAGAATTTACCCAAGCGATGAATGGCGTGCGGGAATTTTATCGCTTAAAAGGGATTGATTTAAAAAGCTACGATTGCAATACGATTTTTGTCGATCCACCAAGAGCCGGACTGGATCAAGATACGCTTAATATGGTGCAGGCTTACGATCGCATTCTCTATATTTCGTGTAATCCAAATACGTTAGCGGATAATTTACAGCAATTATGCCAAACCCACCGTATTGAAAAAGCGGCATTGTTCGATCAGTTCCCTTACACCCACCATATCGAAAGTGGTGTTTGGTTGATAAAAAAATAA
- a CDS encoding DUF413 domain-containing protein has translation MADSFSVTRRFFDDKNYPRGFSRHGDYTIRESQTLEQFGQACLALETGERKPKTAEEKRFVAVMKGEEIAQSDIEKAWLKYRTLTSKTKRIYTLSGNAGSDAGDDFSAAE, from the coding sequence ATGGCAGATAGTTTTAGCGTTACACGCCGTTTTTTCGATGATAAAAATTACCCTCGTGGCTTTTCTCGTCACGGTGATTACACTATTCGTGAATCACAAACTTTAGAGCAGTTCGGTCAAGCGTGCTTGGCTTTAGAAACAGGCGAACGTAAACCTAAAACCGCAGAAGAAAAACGCTTTGTTGCTGTAATGAAAGGTGAAGAAATTGCACAAAGCGATATCGAAAAAGCGTGGTTAAAATACCGTACACTGACCAGCAAAACTAAACGTATTTATACGCTTTCAGGTAATGCAGGCAGCGATGCTGGCGATGATTTCAGTGCGGCTGAATAA
- a CDS encoding succinate dehydrogenase assembly factor 2: MTEINRFKLEWECRRGMRELDKMIMPFYKNHFDDLSEIQQQAFVQMLSYTDPELFRWVMLQEKAPNQAISDLIELMRSKIER; the protein is encoded by the coding sequence ATGACAGAAATTAACCGCTTTAAACTTGAATGGGAATGCCGTCGTGGTATGCGTGAGCTCGATAAAATGATTATGCCGTTTTATAAAAATCATTTTGACGATCTCAGCGAAATCCAACAACAGGCATTTGTTCAAATGCTAAGCTATACCGATCCTGAACTCTTCCGCTGGGTAATGTTGCAAGAAAAAGCCCCTAACCAAGCGATTTCAGATCTGATTGAGCTAATGCGTTCAAAAATCGAACGCTAA
- the ispH gene encoding 4-hydroxy-3-methylbut-2-enyl diphosphate reductase — protein MKVLLANPRGFCAGVDRAISIVELALEIHGAPIYVRHEVVHNKFVVDGLKAKGAIFVEELDEVPDDAIVIFSAHGVSQAVRQEAKRRNLKVFDATCPLVTKVHMQVARASKKGTKAILIGHEGHPEVIGTMGQYSNEEGGIYLVESVEDIAELPVSNNDELTFMTQTTLSIDDTIGVIDALKEKYPAIQGPRKNDICYATTNRQHAVRELAEQSQLVLVVGSKNSSNSNRLAELASRMGVMSKLIDGPQDIDPKWLEGVETIGITAGASAPEVLVQSVISHLKTLGVTEVETLAGNEEDVVFEVPKELRIHEVK, from the coding sequence ATGAAAGTTTTATTAGCAAACCCTCGTGGTTTCTGTGCCGGTGTAGATAGAGCCATTTCCATTGTAGAACTCGCATTGGAAATTCACGGTGCACCGATTTATGTTCGCCACGAAGTGGTTCACAATAAATTTGTGGTGGATGGCTTAAAAGCAAAAGGGGCGATCTTCGTTGAAGAGTTGGACGAAGTGCCTGATGATGCCATCGTCATCTTCTCTGCTCATGGGGTTTCTCAAGCGGTCCGCCAAGAAGCCAAACGCCGTAATTTAAAAGTGTTTGATGCAACTTGTCCGCTGGTAACCAAAGTCCATATGCAGGTTGCTCGAGCCAGTAAAAAAGGCACAAAAGCCATTCTCATCGGGCACGAAGGACACCCGGAAGTCATCGGCACAATGGGGCAATATAGCAATGAAGAAGGTGGCATTTATTTGGTGGAATCGGTAGAAGATATTGCGGAGCTGCCGGTATCCAACAACGATGAGCTTACCTTTATGACGCAAACAACGCTTTCTATTGATGACACAATTGGTGTGATTGATGCGTTAAAAGAGAAATACCCTGCGATTCAAGGTCCTCGCAAAAACGATATTTGTTACGCTACTACCAACCGCCAACACGCAGTGCGTGAATTAGCGGAGCAATCGCAGCTAGTGCTTGTAGTTGGCTCGAAGAATTCATCTAACTCAAACCGTTTAGCAGAACTCGCTTCTCGAATGGGCGTGATGTCAAAACTGATTGACGGTCCGCAAGATATTGATCCGAAATGGCTTGAAGGAGTTGAAACTATCGGCATTACTGCCGGTGCTTCTGCTCCTGAAGTATTAGTGCAATCTGTTATCTCACACTTAAAAACATTAGGTGTAACAGAAGTAGAAACCCTTGCTGGCAATGAAGAAGATGTTGTCTTTGAAGTGCCGAAAGAACTCCGCATTCACGAGGTAAAATAA
- the lspA gene encoding signal peptidase II — translation MKTGLKFLWISLVTIIIDLWSKYIVVQHFEFGESINILPIFNLTYARNYGAAFSFLADHSGWQKYFFLGLAIVISLALVVALWKNQAVKKLENSAYALIIGGAIGNAIDRAYNGYVVDFLHFYWDIYHYPVFNVADIAICVGAGLLILEAFITKKEKTK, via the coding sequence ATGAAAACCGGACTTAAATTTCTTTGGATTAGCTTAGTTACTATCATCATCGACCTTTGGTCAAAATATATCGTTGTACAACATTTTGAATTTGGCGAAAGTATTAATATCTTGCCTATTTTTAACTTAACTTATGCACGCAATTATGGTGCAGCTTTTAGTTTTCTCGCTGATCATTCCGGCTGGCAAAAATATTTCTTCTTAGGGCTGGCAATTGTGATTTCCCTCGCCTTAGTTGTGGCATTATGGAAAAATCAAGCGGTCAAAAAATTAGAAAATTCTGCGTATGCCTTAATTATCGGCGGTGCAATTGGTAATGCGATTGACCGTGCTTATAACGGCTATGTAGTGGATTTTCTTCATTTTTATTGGGATATTTACCATTATCCCGTCTTTAATGTGGCTGATATTGCCATCTGTGTGGGAGCAGGCTTACTGATTTTAGAAGCCTTTATAACGAAAAAAGAAAAGACAAAGTAA
- the glnB gene encoding nitrogen regulatory protein P-II — translation MKKIEAIIKPFKLDDVREALTDVGISGMSITEIKGFGRQKGHTELYRGAEYAIDFLPKVKVEIVIPDELEEQCIEAIMETAQTGKIGDGKIFVYDVGRVIRIRTGEENEEAI, via the coding sequence ATGAAAAAAATTGAAGCAATCATCAAACCTTTTAAATTAGATGACGTACGTGAAGCCTTAACAGACGTGGGCATTAGCGGTATGAGCATTACTGAAATCAAAGGCTTCGGCAGACAAAAAGGACATACCGAGCTTTATCGTGGAGCGGAATACGCCATTGATTTTCTGCCAAAAGTAAAAGTTGAAATTGTGATTCCTGATGAGCTGGAAGAACAGTGCATTGAAGCGATTATGGAAACCGCTCAAACCGGCAAAATCGGTGATGGCAAGATTTTTGTCTATGATGTTGGACGTGTTATTCGTATTCGTACAGGCGAAGAAAACGAAGAGGCAATTTAA
- the mog gene encoding molybdopterin adenylyltransferase — protein sequence MTACKSPSKEKLKIGLVSVSDRASQGVYQDQGIPELKAWLKTVLCNDFEVESRLIADEQPLIEQTLIDLVDNHACHLVLTTGGTGPAKRDVTPDATLAVAHREMPGFGEQMRQVSLHFVPTAILSRQVGVIRHESLILNLPGQPKAIKETLEGVKDENGKVLVKGIFSAVPYCLQLLSEIYVETNPQVCESFRPKSARREK from the coding sequence ATGACCGCTTGTAAATCTCCAAGTAAAGAAAAATTGAAAATAGGTTTAGTGTCTGTTTCTGACAGAGCCTCACAAGGGGTTTACCAAGATCAAGGTATTCCCGAATTGAAGGCTTGGCTAAAAACTGTATTATGCAATGATTTTGAGGTAGAAAGCCGCTTGATTGCCGATGAGCAACCACTCATTGAGCAAACTTTGATTGATTTGGTGGATAACCACGCTTGCCATTTGGTTTTAACCACTGGCGGAACAGGTCCGGCAAAACGTGATGTTACCCCTGATGCTACGCTTGCCGTTGCTCATCGAGAAATGCCGGGCTTTGGCGAACAGATGCGACAAGTAAGCCTTCACTTCGTGCCAACCGCCATTCTCTCTCGCCAAGTGGGTGTCATCCGCCACGAGAGTTTAATTCTCAACTTACCCGGACAACCGAAAGCAATTAAAGAAACGCTTGAAGGGGTAAAAGATGAAAACGGCAAAGTGTTAGTCAAAGGCATTTTCAGTGCCGTACCGTATTGCCTACAACTTTTAAGTGAAATTTATGTCGAAACCAATCCGCAAGTGTGCGAAAGTTTCCGTCCAAAATCAGCTCGTAGAGAAAAATAG
- the ccmI gene encoding c-type cytochrome biogenesis protein CcmI, with the protein MSFWIAILFITLIVCIVAFYPLLKKNKQIDATKRDSLNKAFYFDRLKEVENEANEGVIDDPEQTKLELQQNLLDDIPETAQPVQGEKLKLGKAWFVSLILFVGGISFAIYSNVGSWLSNSMLDTTHQKLDYFYERLKSEDKNPLSTEEMNQFAMALRVDLQKNPNDDQKWYMLGQIGMALDDGQLAHDAFSKAAQLKPDNLAYKLSHAQLLLFSEAQEDKTQGEALLKEIIRQDHTNFDALSLLAFHSFEKEDFKMAAMTWGMMLKLLPDEDPRKVTVERSFNMALSNLSEQDKQELQLQKGEKK; encoded by the coding sequence ATGAGCTTTTGGATAGCAATTCTCTTTATTACTTTAATAGTTTGTATTGTGGCGTTTTATCCTTTGCTTAAAAAGAATAAGCAAATTGATGCCACTAAACGTGATAGCTTAAATAAAGCCTTCTATTTTGACCGCTTAAAAGAAGTGGAAAACGAAGCAAATGAAGGCGTTATTGACGATCCTGAGCAAACAAAATTAGAGCTACAACAAAATTTATTAGACGACATTCCTGAAACCGCTCAGCCCGTACAAGGTGAAAAATTAAAGCTCGGCAAGGCGTGGTTTGTTTCATTGATTTTGTTTGTAGGCGGCATTAGTTTTGCGATTTATAGCAATGTCGGTTCGTGGCTTTCGAACTCAATGCTAGACACTACCCATCAAAAATTAGACTATTTTTACGAACGCTTGAAATCAGAAGATAAAAATCCGCTTTCAACCGAAGAGATGAACCAATTTGCAATGGCATTACGCGTTGATTTGCAGAAAAATCCAAACGATGATCAGAAATGGTATATGCTCGGGCAAATCGGTATGGCGTTAGATGACGGTCAATTAGCTCACGATGCGTTTAGCAAAGCCGCTCAGCTAAAACCTGATAATTTAGCTTACAAATTAAGCCACGCTCAGCTTCTACTTTTCTCTGAGGCACAGGAAGATAAAACACAAGGCGAAGCGTTGTTAAAAGAAATTATCCGTCAAGATCACACCAATTTTGATGCATTAAGCCTACTTGCTTTCCACTCGTTTGAAAAAGAAGATTTCAAAATGGCAGCGATGACGTGGGGAATGATGTTAAAGCTCTTGCCAGATGAAGATCCTCGTAAAGTTACGGTTGAGCGTAGTTTTAATATGGCATTATCAAATTTAAGTGAACAAGATAAACAAGAGTTACAATTGCAAAAAGGCGAGAAAAAATGA
- a CDS encoding cytochrome c-type biogenesis protein, which translates to MKKFSLFFIFASSVAISAPVELHEFDNPKQESDYRALIQELRCPQCQNNNIADSNATISTDMRAKTLELLKEGKSKDEVVDYMIERYGNFVTYNPPMTPATIMLWALPLILIALGLGIVLRRKKAKPQAVNSSQNFARLPQQLNQDEQERLNQILNKDNK; encoded by the coding sequence ATGAAAAAGTTTAGCTTATTCTTTATTTTTGCAAGCTCTGTGGCTATTTCTGCCCCTGTTGAGCTTCACGAATTTGATAATCCAAAGCAAGAATCGGATTACCGTGCGTTAATCCAAGAACTACGCTGTCCACAATGTCAAAACAACAATATTGCGGACTCGAACGCCACTATTTCGACCGATATGCGGGCAAAAACCTTAGAATTACTCAAAGAAGGCAAAAGCAAAGATGAAGTGGTGGATTATATGATTGAACGCTACGGCAATTTTGTTACCTACAATCCGCCAATGACACCTGCGACTATTATGCTTTGGGCTCTGCCATTAATTTTAATTGCATTAGGTCTTGGTATTGTATTACGCCGCAAAAAAGCGAAGCCGCAAGCGGTCAATTCTTCGCAAAATTTTGCAAGACTGCCCCAACAATTAAACCAAGATGAGCAAGAGCGTCTTAACCAAATTTTAAATAAGGACAACAAATGA
- a CDS encoding DsbE family thiol:disulfide interchange protein: protein MNKKFLLPLILFLALSVAFLVQLARNSQGDDPKKLESALIGKTIPNFSLESLLDEKEQINQDVVKTGKPRLLNVWATWCPTCYAEHEYLTILAKQGVEIVGIDYKDERPKAIKFLAAYGNPYKAVIFDPKGSLGLDLGVYGAPETFIIDGNGVIKYRHAGDVNDQVWNNVLKPIYDKLKE, encoded by the coding sequence ATGAACAAAAAATTTCTACTTCCTTTAATTCTCTTTTTAGCATTATCTGTGGCATTTTTGGTTCAACTTGCTCGCAACTCGCAAGGCGATGATCCGAAAAAATTAGAATCTGCCCTCATCGGTAAAACCATTCCTAATTTCAGTCTAGAATCTTTGCTAGATGAAAAAGAGCAAATTAATCAAGATGTGGTTAAAACAGGCAAGCCTCGCCTATTAAATGTGTGGGCAACTTGGTGTCCCACTTGTTACGCTGAACACGAATATTTAACTATTTTAGCAAAGCAAGGCGTGGAAATTGTCGGCATTGATTATAAAGACGAACGCCCGAAAGCAATTAAATTCTTAGCCGCTTACGGCAACCCATATAAAGCGGTTATTTTTGATCCTAAAGGTTCACTCGGCTTAGATTTAGGCGTTTATGGTGCACCGGAAACCTTTATTATTGATGGCAATGGCGTAATCAAATACCGCCACGCTGGCGATGTAAACGACCAAGTGTGGAATAACGTACTGAAACCGATTTATGACAAATTAAAAGAGTGA
- the coaA gene encoding type I pantothenate kinase, translating to MSLEKNTKITPFLTFDRQQWADLRKSVPLKLTEQDLKPLLGFNEDLSLEEVRTIYLPLARLIQYYIEENLKRQTVLHRFLGIETPKVPYIISIAGSVSVGKSTSARILQALLSHYPKERKVDLITTDGFLYPLATLTEKNLLKKKGFPESYDIHSLIRFVSDIKSGERNVKAPIYSHLTYDIIPDQFNVVDQPDIVILEGLNVLQSGMNYPSSPHNVFVSDFVDFSIYVDAEEALLKKWYINRFLKFRRSAFADPNSYFHHYSRLSEQEAIDTASTIWEEINGLNLRQNILPSRERANLILIKGRDHAIETVKLRK from the coding sequence ATGAGCCTTGAAAAAAACACAAAAATTACTCCTTTTCTCACTTTTGATCGCCAACAATGGGCAGATTTACGCAAATCCGTGCCATTAAAGCTCACCGAGCAAGATTTAAAACCATTATTAGGCTTTAATGAAGATCTTTCTTTAGAAGAAGTACGTACTATTTACCTTCCGCTTGCTCGTTTAATTCAATACTATATAGAAGAAAATCTAAAACGTCAGACCGTTTTACATCGTTTTCTTGGCATTGAAACACCGAAAGTACCTTATATTATTAGTATTGCAGGTAGTGTTTCGGTTGGCAAAAGCACCTCTGCCCGTATTTTGCAAGCTCTACTCTCACATTATCCTAAAGAGAGAAAAGTCGATTTAATTACTACTGATGGTTTTTTATATCCGCTTGCAACGCTTACTGAAAAGAACTTACTCAAGAAAAAAGGGTTTCCGGAATCTTATGATATTCACAGTCTCATTCGTTTTGTGTCTGACATTAAATCAGGCGAGCGTAATGTGAAAGCCCCAATCTATTCCCACTTAACTTATGACATTATTCCTGATCAGTTTAATGTAGTGGATCAACCCGATATTGTAATTTTAGAAGGGCTAAACGTATTACAAAGCGGAATGAACTACCCTTCTAGTCCACATAATGTATTTGTATCTGATTTTGTCGATTTCTCAATTTATGTCGATGCAGAAGAAGCACTCCTAAAGAAATGGTATATCAACCGTTTCTTAAAATTTCGTCGCAGTGCCTTTGCTGATCCGAACTCTTACTTCCACCATTATTCACGCTTATCGGAGCAAGAAGCAATTGATACTGCCTCAACCATCTGGGAAGAGATTAATGGTTTAAATTTACGCCAAAATATTTTACCAAGCCGTGAACGTGCTAACCTCATTTTAATAAAAGGGCGAGACCACGCCATTGAAACAGTAAAACTACGCAAATAA
- the tuf gene encoding elongation factor Tu: MSKEKFERTKPHVNVGTIGHVDHGKTTLTAAITTVLAKHFGGAARAFDQIDNAPEEKARGITINTSHVEYDTATRHYAHVDCPGHADYVKNMITGAAQMDGAILVVAATDGPMPQTREHILLGRQVGVPYIIVFLNKCDMVDDEELLELVEMEVRELLSQYDFPGDDTPIVRGSALQALNGVAEWEEKILELANHLDTYIPEPERAIDKPFLLPIEDVFSISGRGTVVTGRVERGIIRTGDEVEIVGIKDTTKTTVTGVEMFRKLLDEGRAGENVGALLRGTKREEIERGQVLAKPGSITPHTDFESEVYVLSKEEGGRHTPFFKGYRPQFYFRTTDVTGTIELPEGVEMVMPGDNIKMTVSLIHPIAMDEGLRFAIREGGRTVGAGVVAKIIK, translated from the coding sequence ATGTCTAAAGAAAAATTTGAACGTACAAAACCGCACGTAAACGTGGGTACAATCGGCCACGTTGACCATGGTAAAACAACTTTAACAGCAGCAATCACCACTGTATTAGCGAAACACTTCGGTGGTGCAGCTCGTGCATTTGACCAAATCGATAACGCACCAGAAGAGAAAGCACGTGGTATCACTATCAACACTTCACACGTTGAGTACGATACAGCAACTCGTCACTACGCACACGTTGACTGCCCGGGACACGCGGACTATGTTAAAAACATGATTACCGGTGCGGCACAAATGGACGGTGCTATCTTAGTAGTAGCAGCAACAGATGGTCCAATGCCACAAACTCGTGAGCACATCTTATTAGGTCGCCAAGTAGGTGTTCCATACATCATCGTATTCTTAAACAAATGCGATATGGTAGATGACGAAGAGTTATTAGAATTAGTTGAAATGGAAGTACGTGAACTTCTATCTCAATACGACTTCCCGGGCGATGACACTCCAATCGTACGTGGTTCTGCATTACAAGCATTAAACGGCGTTGCAGAATGGGAAGAAAAAATCCTTGAATTAGCAAACCACTTAGACACTTACATTCCAGAGCCTGAGCGTGCGATTGATAAACCATTCTTATTACCAATCGAAGACGTATTCTCAATTTCAGGTCGTGGTACAGTAGTAACAGGTCGTGTTGAGCGTGGTATCATCCGTACTGGTGATGAAGTTGAAATCGTAGGTATCAAAGATACCACAAAAACAACAGTAACCGGTGTTGAGATGTTCCGTAAATTATTAGACGAAGGTCGTGCGGGTGAGAACGTTGGTGCATTATTACGTGGTACTAAACGTGAAGAAATCGAGCGTGGTCAAGTATTAGCGAAACCGGGTTCAATCACTCCACACACAGACTTCGAATCAGAAGTTTACGTATTATCAAAAGAAGAAGGTGGTCGTCACACTCCATTCTTCAAAGGCTACCGTCCACAGTTCTACTTCCGTACAACTGACGTAACTGGTACTATCGAGTTACCGGAAGGTGTAGAAATGGTAATGCCTGGCGATAACATCAAAATGACTGTAAGCTTAATTCACCCAATCGCGATGGACGAAGGTTTACGCTTCGCTATCCGTGAAGGTGGTCGTACAGTAGGTGCAGGTGTTGTTGCGAAAATCATCAAATAA